A single genomic interval of Nostoc commune NIES-4072 harbors:
- a CDS encoding precorrin-8X methylmutase — MKSSDLTIKQLTHLVGGGLTPRMVRHYHQLGLLPQPVRSPSNYRLYTKKDVLRLQRIVALKQQGFQLNHIRNILEVEPEADTTINLMGQLQQQYRAVMQQISQLRQTASALEGLLGRDRHCQIMQAEVLAQLKLLDVETQAGLGGLENLWSGLDAEIHTHSEAFSESLQRLLPDLSHRSEIEQHLISQLVLACGDVSLVSFIKLSPGAIAASRKALSSNCQIVVDTQTVAAALDQTRLLHLGCHIETLIDNPHITTATEAEVAFWEHREWREKLQQVSKGCVLVVGYAPSALVEVCEAISNQKIQPALVIAMPIGFSHAPAAKRQLMQQEIPFITVAGTLGGGALAATALNALVESLIDKPDCHCYLNQSNS; from the coding sequence ATCAAAAGTAGCGATCTGACAATTAAGCAATTAACGCACTTGGTAGGCGGCGGTTTAACTCCGCGCATGGTGCGCCATTACCATCAATTGGGGCTGTTACCGCAACCAGTGCGATCGCCTAGCAATTACCGTCTCTACACCAAAAAAGATGTTCTGCGTTTGCAACGGATTGTAGCACTTAAGCAGCAAGGGTTTCAGCTAAACCATATCCGCAATATTTTGGAGGTGGAACCAGAGGCTGACACAACTATTAACTTGATGGGACAACTCCAGCAGCAATATCGAGCGGTGATGCAACAAATTTCTCAACTGCGACAAACTGCATCAGCATTAGAAGGATTATTGGGGCGCGATCGCCATTGTCAAATTATGCAGGCGGAAGTTTTGGCGCAACTCAAGTTACTTGATGTCGAAACTCAAGCTGGATTGGGGGGATTGGAAAATCTCTGGAGTGGCTTAGATGCAGAAATTCATACGCACTCGGAAGCTTTTTCAGAATCGCTACAACGCTTACTACCTGATTTATCTCACCGTTCGGAAATTGAGCAACACTTAATTTCTCAGTTGGTTTTGGCTTGTGGCGATGTGAGTTTAGTGTCCTTTATTAAATTGAGTCCAGGTGCGATCGCAGCTAGTCGAAAAGCTTTATCTTCAAATTGTCAAATTGTTGTCGATACCCAAACGGTTGCTGCTGCTTTGGATCAAACCCGATTACTTCACTTGGGATGCCACATTGAAACCTTGATTGATAATCCCCATATTACCACCGCCACAGAAGCAGAAGTTGCTTTTTGGGAGCATCGAGAATGGCGAGAAAAATTGCAGCAAGTAAGTAAGGGTTGTGTCCTAGTAGTTGGTTATGCTCCCTCGGCTCTTGTAGAAGTTTGTGAGGCGATTAGCAACCAGAAAATTCAGCCTGCATTAGTAATAGCAATGCCCATTGGCTTTAGCCATGCTCCCGCAGCCAAGCGACAACTGATGCAACAAGAGATACCTTTTATTACAGTTGCAGGCACTTTGGGAGGTGGCGCTTTAGCTGCTACTGCTCTGAATGCCTTGGTGGAGTCATTGATTGATAAACCAGATTGTCATTGTTATCTCAATCAAAGTAATTCATAG
- a CDS encoding PmeII family type II restriction endonuclease produces the protein MLAYALKNEVDFTPKKARSLASYFADITDFLEAKEENIKNLKSISGKNVLKLTDEEIIKLSLYKKSGFLSAELTVAENYLAVISRVFTQKQLDMVRSLSLKHLNPNPFLIRALNLDTPDEVVRLNVYMAATRSIVTSMGFFIEDLLVTSSDTVEKAPKKSGWDLVKTSGDGEKSWLQIKSGPNNMDKDQVVYWAEKIQDKVKEGDKAYIGFTYGKRTTRTVTIGLLKQILPDWEMQTLIGKELWNFLSEDPDYSSKLFEVLRKSAHQVLHQNSLSEEIDSCATRVTDEFIQEFGDGVQGVSNYINSIF, from the coding sequence ATGTTAGCCTACGCACTGAAAAATGAGGTAGATTTTACACCTAAAAAAGCACGTTCTCTAGCTTCATACTTTGCAGATATAACAGATTTTTTGGAAGCTAAAGAAGAAAATATCAAAAACCTCAAAAGCATATCAGGTAAAAATGTTTTAAAGTTAACAGATGAAGAAATTATAAAATTGTCTTTATATAAAAAATCAGGTTTTTTATCAGCAGAGCTTACTGTAGCCGAAAATTATTTAGCAGTTATTAGTAGAGTATTCACTCAAAAACAATTAGATATGGTTAGAAGTTTATCTTTAAAGCATTTAAATCCTAACCCGTTTTTAATTAGAGCGCTTAATTTAGATACTCCAGACGAAGTTGTGAGATTAAATGTTTACATGGCAGCTACTAGGTCAATTGTTACATCTATGGGATTCTTTATAGAAGACCTGTTAGTTACCAGTTCTGACACTGTTGAAAAAGCTCCTAAGAAATCAGGATGGGATTTAGTTAAAACTAGCGGTGATGGAGAGAAAAGTTGGCTGCAAATAAAAAGTGGCCCTAACAATATGGATAAAGACCAAGTAGTTTACTGGGCTGAAAAAATTCAAGATAAGGTGAAAGAAGGAGATAAAGCCTATATAGGATTTACTTATGGTAAAAGAACAACTAGAACAGTGACAATTGGTCTCTTAAAACAAATACTACCTGATTGGGAAATGCAAACTTTGATTGGTAAAGAACTTTGGAATTTCTTGAGTGAAGACCCAGATTACAGTTCTAAATTATTTGAAGTTTTACGTAAATCAGCACATCAAGTACTTCATCAAAATTCTCTTTCTGAAGAGATAGATAGTTGTGCAACGAGAGTAACTGATGAATTTATCCAAGAGTTTGGAGATGGTGTTCAGGGGGTGTCGAATTACATTAATAGTATTTTTTGA
- a CDS encoding heavy metal translocating P-type ATPase has protein sequence MLYPQRLGQFTREHADSVAALLCGFLLFLGWFALHLGWLGLAFLLLPAAYVIGGYESAREGLTTLFKEKELDVDLLMIVAAIGAASLGLWRREYHLIIDGAILILIFAISGALEGYAMQRTERSIRSLMSLTPDTARVLLQGKEEEIPITQLKVGNEIVVKPGELIPTDGIILSGYSTLNQAAITGESLPVKKTVGEEVFAGTLNGYGALQIEVHKPAQSSLIQRVIRLVEQAKTEAPPSQEFIDRFEKGYAKVIVVAGILLATLPPFLWGWDWETTIYRALTFLVVASPCALMAAIMPTLLSGIANGARQGILFKNGAQLEKIGKVRAIAFDKTGTLTTGQVQVFQVISVNEYTQADVLKAAATVESYSEHPIGKAIVQAAGETVRVFSARRFAKAVPVESKLLNPKGDLDLVGAVQVQAVPGQGIVGIAQEQQIIVGNAVFIQQYVTNLPEELRKMAQSLEQEGKTVVWVAQGNIAEVMGVIAIADEVRSQAATTITRLKKLGVEQIVMLTGDNQETANSVAKAVGIDRVYAQLLPEDKLDVIRRLQQEYQTVAMVGDGINDAPALAQASVGIAMGVSGSDVALETADIVLMADRLEKIAVAMHLGRRSQIIVKQNIFVALGFIMLLLVGNFLGNINLPIGVIGHEGSTVLVTLSGLRLLK, from the coding sequence ATGCTCTACCCCCAACGTTTGGGCCAATTCACCAGAGAACACGCAGATTCCGTAGCCGCCCTTTTGTGTGGATTCCTATTATTTCTCGGATGGTTCGCCTTGCATCTGGGTTGGTTGGGATTAGCATTCCTGCTGCTACCAGCTGCTTATGTAATTGGTGGTTACGAAAGTGCGCGGGAAGGATTAACTACCCTCTTCAAAGAAAAAGAACTTGATGTAGATTTGCTGATGATTGTCGCCGCCATTGGTGCTGCTAGTCTCGGCTTATGGCGAAGAGAATATCATCTCATTATTGATGGGGCAATCTTGATTCTGATCTTTGCCATCAGTGGCGCACTAGAAGGCTACGCCATGCAACGAACTGAGCGGAGTATCAGGAGTTTGATGAGTTTGACACCAGATACAGCAAGGGTTTTGCTTCAGGGTAAGGAAGAGGAAATTCCTATCACTCAGCTAAAAGTCGGTAATGAAATTGTCGTCAAACCCGGAGAGTTAATTCCTACTGATGGGATAATTTTATCTGGTTACAGCACCCTTAATCAAGCTGCAATTACAGGCGAGTCTTTACCTGTAAAGAAAACAGTGGGCGAAGAAGTATTTGCCGGCACACTCAACGGCTATGGTGCATTGCAGATTGAGGTACACAAACCAGCCCAAAGTAGTTTAATTCAGCGTGTGATTCGCTTGGTAGAACAGGCAAAGACAGAAGCTCCTCCTTCGCAAGAGTTTATTGATCGCTTTGAAAAAGGATATGCCAAAGTCATTGTAGTAGCCGGGATATTACTAGCAACTTTACCGCCGTTTCTTTGGGGTTGGGATTGGGAAACGACGATTTATCGCGCCCTTACTTTCCTAGTGGTGGCTTCTCCCTGTGCGCTGATGGCCGCAATTATGCCCACACTACTTTCAGGAATCGCCAACGGTGCAAGACAAGGGATTTTGTTTAAAAATGGGGCGCAGTTGGAGAAAATTGGCAAAGTCCGAGCGATCGCATTTGATAAAACTGGTACTCTAACAACAGGGCAGGTGCAGGTATTCCAGGTAATTTCAGTTAATGAATACACTCAAGCAGATGTATTAAAAGCCGCCGCTACTGTGGAATCCTATTCAGAACATCCCATTGGTAAGGCAATTGTGCAGGCGGCTGGTGAAACAGTTCGAGTCTTCTCTGCGAGACGCTTTGCGAAGGCGGTTCCCGTCGAGTCGAAACTGTTGAACCCGAAGGGTGATTTGGATTTGGTTGGTGCAGTTCAAGTGCAAGCCGTACCTGGACAAGGAATTGTGGGAATTGCTCAAGAACAACAAATAATTGTAGGCAATGCTGTTTTTATACAGCAGTATGTGACAAATTTACCTGAAGAGTTGCGAAAAATGGCTCAATCTTTGGAGCAAGAAGGTAAAACTGTGGTTTGGGTAGCACAGGGAAATATAGCAGAGGTCATGGGTGTAATTGCGATCGCAGATGAAGTAAGATCGCAAGCAGCCACAACCATTACCCGGTTAAAGAAACTGGGAGTTGAACAAATTGTCATGTTAACTGGGGATAATCAGGAAACTGCTAACAGTGTCGCCAAAGCAGTAGGAATTGATCGGGTATATGCTCAACTTTTACCAGAAGATAAGCTTGATGTTATCCGCCGTCTACAGCAAGAATATCAAACTGTGGCAATGGTGGGCGATGGAATTAATGATGCACCAGCTCTAGCCCAAGCATCTGTAGGCATAGCGATGGGAGTATCTGGTAGCGATGTGGCATTAGAAACCGCAGATATAGTACTGATGGCAGACAGGTTAGAAAAAATTGCCGTGGCGATGCATTTAGGTAGGCGATCGCAAATCATAGTAAAACAGAATATATTTGTAGCGTTGGGTTTCATTATGTTGCTTTTGGTGGGCAACTTTCTAGGAAATATCAACCTACCCATCGGCGTAATTGGGCATGAAGGTTCTACAGTATTAGTTACCCTTAGTGGTCTGAGATTGCTGAAATAA